Proteins from a genomic interval of Stigmatopora nigra isolate UIUO_SnigA chromosome 19, RoL_Snig_1.1, whole genome shotgun sequence:
- the cchcr1 gene encoding uncharacterized protein cchcr1: MEGYKSGNEKLRTPTDFFSKAQDDLIPPSHFASSLQAPGVATSTQPSISWMKPKVLTTSPKDAWLSSHQTRPTANPGAAVMVGNGAGGRTPDEKLSDLPTRSKERSDRRSRWEEECILEGQRQKAEAERLNQPMEALKETLRTYLQEITIKNDTISRQCHQLETMHQEMSKVKSDLNNLKEDLKNCHSEKDDIIWQLEKQKRESEQVVAEMRTEARLKAQTIQKQADDAEDRSLRMSQKLQQRQKKQEEELRHLRGEHHAELCTARKFNSQLQSQLESASREVLQLKSQLSEASAVRDRFKEHLSKMETAYETQSTTLRNLRNYIGQVFAHQGEKDQSGQAMERLHKEKTTLQKTTELLNVRLDAMSQIVSLQEQKMLKKASAEPLLAKHSDALVVLHLWREKVFQLCVQLRLKEAGWRDERGKHLAEVRVAEQRLLEEQHGATVLRRTLDAGAAELDQEKVQKEALKQDLTQICKENQELKAKSFNSEAEVKRATEALHSFHAAFRGKLADVNAAQGKLKTFSQRLNFASGRVETLQALLVRRMALCKVHKSTPQEEQAAESIRNLQLELSAVTTEKSQLARELRKTPQLIEKALADMKEEYESKLERQRGELERCRDQAQKAAAGEEELGHNLRDVLTRLEGGEEEREELRSRLLDQKERGRQELQERLSEMESGCAQKLREMEAQLGAVKKEHTRAVRTIRELEIAVARKQEHWRGPPSSQSQHTKEVQPKPTEEAESNPRRLPATVSRPNFPRVATATVKQNVDAPEDQGGEKACQESGLAGAKLATEERLLCVLEELHALGAAVVNSLEDSAEEEEEEEHRDLSHDVSGTHL; this comes from the exons ATGGAAGGATATAAAAGTGGCAACGAAAAACTACGTACTCCAACCGACTTTTTCA GTAAAGCCCAGGACGACCTTATTCCACCTTCTCATTTTGCCTCAAGTCTCCAGGCTCCCGGAGTGGCCACGAGCACCCAGCCAAGTATTTCCTGGATGAAGCCAAAAGTCTTGACAACATCACCAAAGGACGCTTGGCTCAGTTCCCATCAGACACGGCCAACGGCGAATCCGGGCGCCGCCGTAATGGTGGGGAACGGCGCAGGTGGAAGGACTCCCGATGAGAAGCTGTCAGATTTACCGACGAG ATCCAAAGAGAGAAGCGACCGGCGCTCCAGATGGGAAGAAGAGTGCATTCTGGAGGGCCAAAGGCAGAAAGCGGAGGCGGAGCGCTTGAATCAACCCATGGAAGCCCTGAAGGAAACTCTACGCACGTACCTACAAGAGATTACCATCAAAAACGATACCATAAGCAG gCAATGTCACCAGTTGGAGACCATGCACCAAGAAATGAGCAAAGTCAAAAGTGATCTTAACAACTTGAAGGAGGACCTTAAGAATTGCCACAGTGAGAAGGACGACATAATCTGGCAG cttgaaaaacagaaaagagAGTCTGAGCAAGTCGTGGCAGAAATGAGGACGGAAGCTCGCCTGAAGGCCCAAACGATACAAAAACAAGCGGATGACGCCGAAGACAGATCTTTGAGAATGTCCCAAAAATTGCAGCAGAGGCAAAAGAAGCAGGAGGAAGAG CTGCGACACTTACGTGGGGAACACCACGCGGAATTATGCACGGCCCGAAAATTCAATAGCCAACTGCAAAGTCAACTGGAGTCGGCGAGCCGGGAAGTTCTGCAGCTCAAAAGCCAACTATCGGAGGCGTCTGCCGTGAGGGACCGTTTCAAAGAACATCTAAG CAAAATGGAAACGGCGTACGAGACCCAATCGACAACTCTGCGCAACCTACGAAATTACATCGGTCAAGTGTTTGCCCACCAAGGAGAAAAGGACCAATCCGGTCAAGCCATGGAG AGACTCCACAAAGAGAAAACCACGCTGCAAAAAACCACGGAGCTGCTGAACGTCAGGCTCGACGCCATGAGTCAAATCGTCTCGCTGCAAGAACAGAAGATGCTGAAAAAG GCCTCGGCGGAGCCGCTTCTGGCCAAACACTCGGACGCTCTTGTCGTGCTCCACCTGTGGAGGGAGAAGGTCTTCCAGCTGTGCGTCCAGCTTCGTTTGAAGGAGGCCGGCTGGCGAGACGAGAGAGGAAAACATCTCGCCGAG GTCAGGGTGGCGGAGCAACGGCTGCTAGAGGAGCAGCACGGCGCCACCGTGCTCCGGCGCACTCTCGATGCCGGGGCCGCTGAGCTAGACCAGGAGAAAGTCCAAAAGGAG GCTTTGAAACAGGACTTGACCCAGATCTGCAAAGAGAACCAAGAATTGAAGGCAAAGTCTTTCAACTCTGAGGCTGAGGTCAAAAGGGCAACAGAGGCCTTGCACAG TTTTCACGCGGCCTTTCGTGGGAAATTGGCCGACGTGAACGCGGCACAAGGCAAACTCAAGACTTTTAGCCAGCGCTTGAATTTCGCCAGCGGCCGAGTGGAAACGCTGCAAG CTCTGTTGGTGAGAAGAATGGCGCTATGCAAAGTCCACAAGAGCACTCCGCAAGAGGAGCAGGCAGCGGAGAG CATCCGCAATCTGCAGCTAGAACTGAGTGCGGTGACTACGGAGAAAAGCCAACTGGCGCGGGAGCTCCGAAAAACCCCGCAGCTGATTGAGAAAGCCTTGGCGGATATGAAAGAAGAAT ACGAGAGCAAGCTGGAGCGCCAGCGGGGAGAACTGGAGCGTTGCCGGGACCAGGCGCAGAAGGCCGCGGCCGGCGAGGAGGAGCTCGGGCACAACCTGCGGGACGTCCTAACCCGGCTGGAAGGCGGcgaggaggagagggaggagcTTCGCTCTCGGCTGCTCGATCAGAAGGAGCGCGGCCGGCAGG AACTTCAAGAGCGGCTATCGGAAATGGAAAGCGGCTGTGCGCAAAAACTGCGAGAGATGGAGGCCCAACTCGGAGCCGTGAAAAAAGAGCACACCAGAGCAG TTAGGACCATACGAGAGTTGGAAATAGCGGTCGCTAGGAAACAGGAGCACTGGAGAGGACCTCCATCTTCACAAAGCCAGCATACAAAAGAAGTCCAGCCAAAGCCCACAGAGGAGGCCGAAAGCAATCCACGCAGACTCCCG GCTACCGTTTCGCGGCCCAACTTCCCCCGAGTCGCTACGGCCACGGTCAAGCAAAACGTAGATGCTCCCGAAGATCAAGGAGGAGAAAAAGCTTGCCAGGAAAGCGGCTTGGCGGGAGCCAAACTAGCGACAGAAG AGAGGCTGCTTTGCGTTTTGGAGGAGCTCCACGCGCTGGGCGCCGCCGTGGTGAACAGCTTGGAAGATTCtgccgaggaggaggaggaggaggaacacCGGGACCTTTCGCATGACGTGTCGGGAACGCACCTTTAA